One segment of Trachemys scripta elegans isolate TJP31775 chromosome 1, CAS_Tse_1.0, whole genome shotgun sequence DNA contains the following:
- the LOC117876361 gene encoding RING finger protein 148-like translates to MKLLGTSVWRRGDKLPWLLCLGVFLVLSLHVSRANAFWVAHLNISFQIGNETVWERADNGVFGENSPLKKVSGVVVPPEGLNQIACNPLTNFSRPVNSETWIALIMRGHCTFTKKINVAAEKGAVGVIIYNHADTDNGVFPMIYLGSEDIVAIMISNLKGVDLLHLIQNGIQVIIAIEVGKHYGSWMNHYWGSLLFCTLVTVAYFTFYCAGRLRIARTQIRRCRQLTDVKKAIGQLELRILKEGDKEADTDGENCVVCLEVYMPKDVVRILRCSHIFHRKCIDSWLLKHRTCPVCKCDILKARETELPVKNEAESLQAVVPNEAPNTTFLNEEDNHNEYVLVRGAERPSVDE, encoded by the coding sequence ATGAAGTTGCTTGGGACTAGTGTTTGGAGAAGAGGGGACAAATTGCCCTGGTTGCTCTGTCTTGGTGTCTTTCTGGTGCTGAGTCTGCATGTCTCCCGAGCCAATGCCTTTTGGGTTGCTCATCTGAACATATCGTTTCAAATAGGGAACGAGACGGTATGGGAGCGGGCTGACAATGGAGTATTTGGAGAAAACTCCCCATTGAAGAAGGTGTCTGGAGTGGTGGTGCCACCAGAAGGACTGAACCAAATTGCCTGCAACCCCTTAACAAACTTCAGCAGGCCTGTTAACTCTGAGACCTGGATAGCCCTCATTATGAGGGGACACTGTACcttcacaaagaaaataaatgtggcAGCAGAGAAGGGAGCAGTTGGCGTGATTATCTATAACCATGCAGACACAGACAATGGAGTATTTCCTATGATTTACCTGGGTTCAGAAGATATTGTCGCAATTATGATTAGCAATCTGAAAGGCGTGGACCTTTTACACTTGATACAGAATGGCATCCAAGTAATAATAGCAATAGAAGTAGGAAAACACTATGGTTCCTGGATGAATCATTATTGGGGGtcccttctcttctgcacactGGTCACGGTGGCCTATTTTACCTTTTACTGTGCTGGAAGGCTAAGGATAGCAAGAACTCAGATCAGGAGATGCCGACAATTAACAGATGTCAAGAAAGCTATTGGTCAACTTGAGCTTCGCATATTAAAAGAGGGTGACAAGGAAGCTGATACAGATGGAGAGAACTGTGTGGTGTGTCTGGAAGTATACATGCCCAAAGACGTAGTGCGCATTTTAAGATGCAGCCATATTTTCCATAGGAAGTGCATTGACTCTTGGCTGCTGAAACACAGAACATGCCCAGTGTGCAAATGTGACATCCTCAAAGCTAGGGAAACTGAGCTGCCTGTCAAAAATGAAGCAGAGTCTTTACAAGCTGTAGTGCCAAATGAAGCTCCTAACACCACTTTCCTTAATGAAGAAGATAATCATAATGAATATGTGTTAGTACGAGGTGCAGAGAGACCATCTGTGGATGAATAA